The following coding sequences are from one Shewanella eurypsychrophilus window:
- a CDS encoding helicase-related protein: MSKTSVKSISLPIDKLYQEFKLAIKDKHLVVESDTGSGKSTRLPLWCAEAVEGGKGKRVLVVEPRRVACLALAGFVGSLLQDAEGSAHKVGYAIRFDSTITDKTQIAFVTPGIALRWLQQDGLANFDTVIIDEFHERRWDTDLLLAILKLKALDSQHLRLILTSATIDGERLTRYLSNDLTSVPANASSGSNNSHRLVAEGKRFHVELRFQARESHHLPDIRGVEQAVKTAVASLLNETTGDILVFLPGKREIQNSLQACGSLFREAEGSRVELLALHGGISPHEQQKVLQPSDHQRVIFATNVAETSLTIPGVTAVVDSGLERRTHQRNGRTVLSLARISKASCAQRMGRAGRTQDGICIRLWGKSAPMEAMTPPELQREELVEPMLAAACCGYRLSELSFVDSLPEKSLSIAQQKLTAMGAIDAHGIVTAHGMKISPLPIDTQFAHLISAMPDDKCRGLMVDLAAALTVPKSLFKLPEDEFDLKQLNEWEPLSCDAFTLVKLVREPIAEFLKAGGSGRTYIDMGARKEARMLAEQIRAALGLESIKQASSLGVSNHELRTRWLLAVIKASPELAFIRREKRISALGNGFSEVQIGRDSRFCTELKSLNGNNSALAAVVFDQHSIAGKGSKQTLNLASCMAPISLNLLMDAKLGQERLADNKEQGQRHKVMVETVYAGRVIASRLKEVEGDQAIEAIVRSIKLGRQFKGLAKQLENDIAAWNIWVALGKADKEADLLEFDDYLHHQLIDLGVESYDDLQLIEAEDLLFDGIPEWEREEFDQLFPHKLVLPDLQLDVEYQAKRKLVILCYTKGGRKAGPKRWELPRWQGWKVRYKKSSKVIDIQ; this comes from the coding sequence ATGTCAAAAACGTCAGTCAAAAGTATCAGTCTCCCGATAGACAAACTCTATCAAGAGTTTAAATTAGCGATTAAAGACAAACATTTAGTCGTTGAGTCGGATACGGGGTCGGGTAAGTCTACTCGTTTACCGCTTTGGTGTGCAGAAGCTGTTGAAGGTGGCAAGGGTAAACGAGTCTTAGTTGTAGAACCGAGAAGGGTGGCCTGTCTCGCATTGGCTGGTTTTGTCGGCTCTTTATTACAGGATGCAGAGGGCTCTGCTCATAAAGTTGGTTATGCCATACGTTTTGACTCGACGATCACCGATAAGACGCAGATAGCGTTCGTTACGCCTGGGATTGCACTGCGTTGGTTACAACAAGATGGCTTGGCTAATTTCGATACTGTGATTATCGATGAGTTCCACGAGCGCCGCTGGGATACGGATCTGCTGCTGGCTATATTGAAGTTAAAAGCGCTTGATTCTCAACATCTTAGGCTGATACTGACATCGGCCACCATAGATGGAGAGCGGCTAACACGTTACTTAAGTAATGACTTAACTAGCGTTCCAGCTAATGCGTCTTCTGGCAGCAACAATTCTCACAGATTAGTCGCGGAAGGGAAAAGGTTCCACGTGGAACTTAGATTTCAGGCTCGTGAAAGTCACCATCTTCCTGACATTCGCGGCGTGGAACAAGCAGTTAAAACAGCGGTTGCTAGTTTATTAAATGAAACCACAGGCGATATTCTGGTGTTTCTTCCGGGTAAGCGTGAAATACAGAACAGCTTACAGGCGTGTGGCTCTTTATTTCGAGAAGCTGAAGGCTCTCGGGTTGAGCTGCTTGCATTACATGGTGGGATTAGCCCACATGAACAACAGAAGGTATTGCAGCCTAGCGATCACCAAAGGGTGATATTTGCTACCAATGTGGCTGAGACCTCTTTGACCATTCCTGGCGTCACAGCTGTTGTAGACAGCGGCCTGGAGCGTCGAACCCACCAGCGCAATGGCCGTACAGTGCTATCACTGGCGCGCATTTCTAAAGCGAGCTGCGCTCAACGAATGGGACGTGCTGGCCGTACGCAAGACGGTATCTGTATTCGGTTATGGGGAAAGAGTGCGCCTATGGAGGCGATGACACCGCCAGAGCTGCAGCGTGAAGAGTTAGTGGAACCTATGTTAGCGGCGGCTTGTTGTGGTTACCGCTTATCTGAATTGAGTTTTGTTGATAGCTTGCCTGAAAAATCTTTATCGATTGCACAGCAAAAGCTGACAGCTATGGGCGCTATCGATGCTCATGGCATAGTGACGGCTCATGGCATGAAAATATCGCCATTGCCGATAGATACTCAGTTTGCTCATTTGATAAGTGCTATGCCAGATGATAAATGCCGAGGGTTAATGGTCGATCTGGCTGCGGCGTTAACCGTACCTAAAAGCTTGTTTAAACTGCCTGAAGATGAGTTTGATCTGAAGCAACTCAATGAGTGGGAACCTCTGTCTTGTGATGCGTTTACTCTAGTTAAGCTAGTGCGTGAGCCTATTGCTGAGTTTCTTAAAGCAGGGGGATCGGGCCGAACATATATAGACATGGGTGCGCGTAAAGAAGCACGCATGTTAGCCGAGCAGATACGTGCAGCATTGGGGTTAGAAAGCATCAAGCAGGCTAGTTCATTAGGTGTTAGTAATCATGAGTTACGTACCCGTTGGCTATTAGCTGTGATTAAGGCGTCGCCGGAATTGGCATTTATCAGACGGGAAAAGCGCATTAGTGCATTGGGCAATGGCTTTAGTGAGGTGCAGATTGGCAGAGACAGCCGTTTTTGTACTGAACTTAAAAGTTTGAATGGTAACAATAGCGCCCTAGCTGCTGTGGTATTCGACCAGCATTCTATTGCGGGTAAGGGGAGTAAGCAGACACTCAACTTAGCGAGTTGTATGGCACCAATATCGCTGAATTTACTAATGGATGCCAAGTTAGGTCAAGAACGCCTGGCCGATAATAAAGAACAGGGCCAAAGACATAAGGTTATGGTTGAGACTGTCTATGCTGGCAGGGTAATAGCCTCCCGATTAAAAGAGGTGGAGGGAGACCAAGCCATCGAGGCGATAGTTCGAAGTATTAAGCTTGGGCGTCAGTTTAAAGGGCTAGCAAAGCAGCTGGAAAACGATATAGCGGCTTGGAATATCTGGGTTGCATTAGGGAAGGCGGATAAAGAGGCTGACTTGTTGGAGTTTGATGACTATTTACATCATCAGCTTATCGATCTTGGTGTTGAAAGTTATGATGATCTACAGTTAATTGAAGCGGAAGATCTGCTGTTTGATGGCATACCTGAGTGGGAACGTGAAGAGTTTGATCAGCTTTTTCCACACAAGTTGGTTTTGCCTGATCTACAACTGGATGTCGAGTATCAAGCTAAGCGAAAATTGGTGATCTTGTGCTATACCAAGGGTGGAAGAAAGGCTGGGCCTAAGCGTTGGGAGTTACCTCGTTGGCAGGGCTGGAAAGTCAGGTATAAAAAATCGAGTAAAGTGATCGATATACAGTAA
- a CDS encoding helix-turn-helix domain-containing protein → MPPFQLLDDKDVQLAFAVHLRKLREQQSLSRDALALRSCVPAPTIKKFELTGQISFRQLLLLWQSLDELARLYELTRTSSLIKHSKMPTSIEEVLKDEF, encoded by the coding sequence ATGCCTCCATTTCAATTACTAGATGATAAAGATGTCCAGTTAGCTTTTGCTGTTCATCTGAGGAAGTTGCGAGAGCAACAAAGCCTTTCCCGTGATGCATTAGCACTGCGTAGCTGTGTTCCTGCACCTACGATTAAAAAATTTGAGCTAACTGGTCAAATATCATTTCGTCAATTGCTGTTGTTATGGCAAAGCTTAGATGAATTGGCACGATTATATGAGTTGACGCGAACCTCCTCATTAATCAAGCACTCTAAAATGCCGACTTCAATTGAAGAGGTATTAAAAGATGAGTTTTAA
- a CDS encoding DNA cytosine methyltransferase, which yields MSTRVSIKEASLFLGFSEQRIRTLCRFKAIAAEKIGSIWVINKRSMEKYSESMKHIIAEDHPAYNVGQQLKPIALSFFSGAMGLDLGIEKAGFDIRLACEVDKYCRQTIAINRPNTALLSDINDYEASDIKNAARLTNEDIDLIVGGPPCQAFSTAGKRKGFNDDRGNAFLKFLQLSIDLNPKYIVLENVRGLLSCPMEHRPHEHRGEGYPDLSEDELKGGALNFALKMLDKSGYGYSFELYNSANFGTSQTRERVIIICSRNGQTPPFLTPSHSDNPKFGLPQWNTLKQCISNIDKHDHLNFPEKRLKYYRLLKSGQNWKNLPVDLQKEAMGKSYFSGGGKTGFLRRLSWDKPSPTLVTHPAMPATDLGHPVESRPLSIQEYKRIQQFPDDWKLAGPLIQQYKQVGNAVPIGLGYAVGKHIQDLLESIEIKNIPSFKYSRYKNTSSKEWKIQFNIAKEKLLKNI from the coding sequence ATGAGTACCAGAGTAAGTATAAAGGAAGCGTCTCTATTTCTAGGTTTTAGCGAACAAAGAATTCGAACTCTGTGTAGATTCAAAGCTATAGCAGCAGAGAAGATTGGCAGTATCTGGGTGATTAACAAACGTAGCATGGAAAAATATTCAGAAAGTATGAAACATATAATTGCAGAAGATCATCCAGCTTATAATGTTGGGCAACAACTAAAACCAATTGCGTTAAGCTTTTTCTCAGGAGCTATGGGGTTGGATTTAGGTATAGAAAAAGCAGGTTTTGACATTAGATTAGCCTGCGAAGTAGATAAATACTGCCGACAAACCATAGCTATAAATAGGCCAAATACAGCATTATTAAGTGATATTAATGATTATGAAGCTAGTGATATTAAAAATGCTGCACGTTTAACTAATGAAGATATAGATTTAATTGTCGGTGGGCCCCCTTGCCAAGCTTTTAGTACTGCAGGTAAAAGAAAAGGATTTAATGATGATAGAGGAAATGCTTTTCTAAAGTTTCTACAGTTATCTATCGATTTAAACCCCAAATACATAGTGTTAGAAAATGTAAGAGGGTTACTTTCTTGTCCTATGGAGCACAGACCTCACGAACATAGAGGTGAAGGCTACCCGGATCTTTCGGAAGATGAACTAAAAGGTGGAGCTTTAAATTTTGCTTTAAAAATGCTGGATAAATCTGGTTATGGTTATTCCTTTGAATTATATAATTCAGCCAACTTTGGTACATCTCAAACTAGAGAGCGTGTTATTATTATTTGCTCTAGAAATGGACAAACACCTCCATTTTTAACTCCTTCACATTCAGATAATCCTAAATTTGGCTTACCGCAATGGAACACACTAAAGCAATGTATAAGTAATATAGATAAGCATGATCATCTCAATTTCCCTGAAAAGAGATTAAAATATTATAGACTTTTAAAATCAGGGCAAAACTGGAAAAATCTACCAGTAGATTTACAGAAAGAAGCAATGGGAAAATCTTACTTTTCAGGTGGAGGAAAAACAGGTTTCTTAAGACGTTTATCATGGGATAAACCATCACCAACATTAGTGACCCATCCAGCTATGCCAGCTACAGATCTAGGCCATCCAGTAGAAAGTAGGCCTTTATCAATACAAGAATACAAAAGAATTCAACAATTCCCTGACGATTGGAAACTTGCAGGCCCATTAATCCAACAATATAAACAGGTTGGCAATGCTGTACCAATCGGACTAGGCTATGCTGTGGGTAAGCATATACAAGATTTGTTGGAGTCTATAGAAATTAAAAACATTCCATCATTCAAATATTCTCGCTATAAAAACACTTCAAGTAAGGAATGGAAAATTCAATTTAATATTGCAAAAGAAAAGTTATTAAAAAACATATAG
- a CDS encoding type II toxin-antitoxin system HipA family toxin: protein MSFKPIQKLEINRTLMSGKQVTVGQLAQNRQGVYFQYSNDYLQQFGNLSPFTMSDSSELQLAPRAPHGGLHGVFADSLPDGWGLLLQDRVFRQQGIGLAQITAMDRLAFVGSNAMGSLIFTPEYQYQEKVNDDVDIAHLGLQAQALFDGQTDEVLAALVTAGSSGGARPKAQIYLNESDHKTCRTVPKQGDEAWLVKFTSKNLSLGHEEGLCEAVYLQMANRLQLEPPKWKLLEAPASSGAPAWLALKRFDWVDNGIDKTAGRIHMHSACGLLDADFRMPSLDYEDLIKMSRHLCKSPAVGRLQFSRAMFNLFACNQDDHSKNWAFLQDDSGRWSPAPFYDTTYSPHPFNEHSTSFIGHGKQPPLATIQKLAETAGFNRWQEAKQHIEKIVDVTASFTELAKNIGVSRATIKEIEQTLSQRRAENRW from the coding sequence ATGAGTTTTAAGCCAATTCAGAAGCTGGAGATCAACAGAACTTTAATGTCAGGAAAGCAAGTAACTGTTGGTCAATTAGCTCAAAACCGTCAAGGTGTATACTTTCAATACAGTAACGATTACTTGCAGCAGTTTGGTAACCTTTCGCCATTTACAATGTCTGACAGTAGCGAGTTACAACTTGCCCCCAGAGCACCTCACGGTGGTTTACATGGTGTCTTTGCCGACAGCTTACCTGATGGATGGGGGCTTCTACTGCAAGACAGAGTGTTTAGGCAGCAGGGAATAGGGTTAGCACAAATAACCGCAATGGATCGGTTAGCCTTTGTTGGCTCAAATGCTATGGGATCACTCATTTTTACGCCTGAGTATCAATACCAAGAAAAAGTGAATGATGATGTCGATATCGCTCACCTTGGCTTGCAGGCACAGGCTCTATTTGATGGCCAAACTGATGAGGTACTTGCAGCCCTAGTCACAGCAGGCAGTTCTGGCGGTGCTCGCCCTAAAGCGCAAATCTATCTGAATGAAAGTGATCATAAAACCTGTCGAACAGTACCCAAGCAAGGTGATGAGGCTTGGCTTGTTAAGTTCACGTCAAAAAACTTGTCACTCGGCCATGAAGAAGGGCTATGTGAGGCCGTTTATCTTCAAATGGCAAACAGGTTGCAGCTTGAGCCTCCAAAATGGAAATTATTAGAGGCACCCGCAAGTAGCGGAGCTCCAGCTTGGTTGGCGTTAAAACGTTTTGACTGGGTAGATAACGGCATAGATAAAACCGCTGGTCGCATTCACATGCATAGTGCATGCGGTCTTTTAGATGCAGATTTTAGAATGCCGAGTTTAGATTATGAAGACTTGATTAAGATGAGCCGTCATCTATGTAAATCACCTGCAGTAGGCAGGCTGCAATTTAGTCGTGCCATGTTTAATCTCTTTGCCTGTAATCAAGATGATCACAGTAAAAACTGGGCCTTTTTGCAAGATGACTCGGGTCGCTGGAGTCCAGCACCGTTTTACGATACTACCTACAGCCCACACCCATTTAATGAACACTCAACTTCATTTATTGGTCATGGGAAACAGCCACCTTTAGCCACAATACAGAAGCTAGCCGAAACCGCAGGCTTTAACCGCTGGCAAGAGGCCAAGCAGCATATAGAGAAGATAGTTGATGTCACAGCGAGCTTTACTGAATTAGCAAAAAATATTGGCGTATCGAGAGCAACAATAAAAGAGATAGAGCAAACCCTGTCGCAACGTAGAGCCGAAAACCGCTGGTAG
- a CDS encoding Fic family protein, with translation MWIWQQANWPDFRWETDNIALLLRQVSFNQGLLLGKLDNEPSAQMTLDTLLANIIHSSAIEGEKLNAFSVRSSLANKLGISDEKPYPTTVQTDGLAEMTLDALQNWQTELSLQRIMDWHTLLFPEGYTLFNPVQGGVLRGIEPMQVISGRIDKPKVHFEAPPRSGLEDELSRFIDWFNKSQQDVAMDPLIRAAITHLWFVTLHPLDDGNGRITRLLTDLALAQAENRSIHFYAMSVSILERRQAYYDILESTQKGELDITSWLVWFLDTLNSSLQKSLNDIAQTVAKTNYWQRVDQTLLSGEQVKVLNRLLDASPGDSFELGISSSQYQKVAKVSRATATRHLAQLVEQGFLTKTNAGGRSTRYLIASK, from the coding sequence ATGTGGATTTGGCAACAAGCTAACTGGCCTGACTTTCGCTGGGAAACCGATAATATAGCCTTATTATTACGTCAGGTTAGTTTCAACCAGGGTTTGCTACTTGGTAAGTTAGATAACGAGCCATCTGCTCAAATGACACTTGATACCTTACTGGCAAATATCATTCATTCCAGTGCCATTGAAGGCGAAAAACTCAATGCATTCTCGGTACGCTCATCTTTGGCTAACAAGCTAGGTATCAGTGATGAGAAGCCCTATCCCACCACGGTTCAAACTGATGGCTTAGCTGAAATGACACTAGATGCCCTGCAGAACTGGCAAACAGAGTTAAGTTTACAGCGGATCATGGATTGGCATACATTACTCTTCCCCGAAGGCTATACCCTGTTTAATCCCGTTCAAGGTGGCGTGTTACGGGGTATCGAGCCTATGCAAGTTATCTCGGGACGCATAGATAAGCCTAAAGTCCATTTTGAAGCCCCACCTCGCTCTGGACTCGAAGATGAACTCTCAAGGTTTATAGATTGGTTCAACAAATCACAGCAAGATGTGGCAATGGATCCCTTGATCCGTGCAGCCATCACTCACCTGTGGTTTGTGACTCTGCATCCACTCGATGATGGTAATGGTAGAATAACTCGCTTACTCACAGATTTAGCTCTCGCACAGGCTGAAAACCGCTCTATCCATTTTTATGCCATGTCAGTGAGTATCCTAGAGCGCAGACAAGCCTATTACGATATTTTGGAAAGCACTCAAAAAGGCGAGTTAGATATTACCTCTTGGTTAGTCTGGTTTTTAGATACGCTCAATAGCAGTTTGCAGAAATCACTCAATGATATCGCTCAAACAGTAGCGAAAACTAACTATTGGCAGCGTGTAGATCAGACGTTATTGAGCGGTGAACAAGTAAAAGTGCTTAACCGCTTATTGGATGCCAGCCCTGGAGATAGTTTTGAGCTGGGCATAAGCAGTAGCCAATATCAAAAGGTCGCTAAAGTCAGTCGTGCAACTGCAACTCGTCATCTGGCTCAACTTGTTGAACAAGGTTTTTTGACTAAAACGAATGCTGGTGGACGAAGTACTCGATACTTAATTGCTAGCAAGTAA
- a CDS encoding IS110 family transposase, translated as MKNTIVGVDLAKDVIQVCITKRNKVLSNKEMIPSEFSAWLATSNSATIVFEACSTANHWQQLAHSYGHDARQISAKLVANIRQNQKTDKNDALAVAQACSLPEVKFVSGKTFKQQELQSIVRIKELSVKHKVAVENQIRALLLEFGIRTPTKGSIVNVVELTLEDADNGFCDELRDSLAIAFNGYLDLVGAIKKYESALERVANSNADCRKLMALEGVGPMNAVNLYMLLSCGEMGTFRTGKDASACVGLTPIQHSTGGKAKLGSIGKHIRNHSMRSVLVSGAMAVCSQVKRRVPRTTKETWLKGLIERRGMRCAAVALANKTVRTAFSLLANDTEYKAIPVAS; from the coding sequence ATGAAGAATACTATTGTTGGTGTTGATTTGGCAAAAGATGTTATTCAGGTATGTATAACCAAGCGAAACAAGGTGCTCTCCAATAAAGAGATGATACCGTCTGAATTTAGCGCTTGGCTTGCAACCTCTAATTCAGCCACCATAGTATTTGAAGCATGCAGTACTGCCAATCATTGGCAGCAGCTTGCTCACTCTTATGGGCATGATGCAAGGCAAATAAGTGCAAAACTGGTTGCTAATATTCGACAAAACCAGAAAACAGATAAGAACGATGCACTTGCAGTAGCTCAAGCCTGTAGCTTGCCAGAGGTGAAGTTCGTCTCAGGTAAAACCTTTAAGCAGCAAGAGCTGCAGTCTATAGTTCGAATCAAAGAATTGAGCGTCAAACACAAAGTTGCGGTAGAGAACCAAATCCGAGCGCTTCTACTTGAGTTTGGTATTCGTACACCAACTAAAGGTTCGATAGTAAACGTTGTTGAGCTCACTCTTGAAGATGCTGACAACGGTTTTTGCGATGAACTGCGTGATTCTCTGGCAATAGCTTTTAATGGCTATCTCGACCTAGTTGGTGCAATTAAAAAGTATGAATCCGCATTAGAGCGAGTTGCTAATAGCAATGCAGACTGTCGTAAGCTCATGGCGCTAGAAGGCGTGGGGCCGATGAATGCCGTTAACTTATATATGCTGCTGTCATGTGGTGAAATGGGTACTTTTCGCACAGGAAAGGATGCATCAGCTTGTGTAGGCTTAACACCAATACAGCATTCAACGGGTGGAAAAGCCAAGCTTGGCAGTATAGGTAAACATATCCGTAATCATAGTATGCGAAGTGTGTTAGTGAGTGGCGCGATGGCTGTATGTAGCCAGGTCAAACGCAGAGTGCCACGCACGACAAAAGAAACTTGGCTAAAAGGGTTAATCGAACGTAGAGGGATGCGTTGCGCTGCCGTTGCTTTAGCCAATAAAACCGTTAGAACCGCTTTCTCCCTGTTAGCCAATGATACTGAATATAAAGCAATACCAGTGGCTAGCTAG